One window from the genome of Acidiferrobacterales bacterium encodes:
- a CDS encoding aspartate aminotransferase family protein, with translation MKFEQSTQLYETAKQYLAGGVSSNFRYIGYGESPVPLFYDKGSGARLTDADGNVYIDYALANGPIILGHAPEVVLKRVRETLAMGQLFAGQTSLEIHLARKLVEIIPCAELVRFASSGTEAIQAAVRLARAATGKSKIVKFEGHYHGWTDNVFISVHPALKDAGAENMPNSVAQTPGQSAAALEDVITLPWNNLDVFAEVLRTRGSEIAGVVMEPINCNTGAIFPLPGYLEGVRELTEKCGVTLIFDEVITGFRVGLSGAQGLLGITPDLAIFAKAMAAGFPLAALAGKKEIMELLHSRPVMHGGTYNANVMCVAAGIATIEYLESNGGEAYREMEELGRHLMHQLERDSRAAGYKFSVQGMGSVFHPIFGSVDSVTNYRQYQRTDLNLMKMFYARLQSAGSRVTARGTWFLSTAHSLDDIAETLEHARHVWRNLDE, from the coding sequence ATGAAGTTCGAACAATCCACACAACTGTACGAAACTGCAAAACAATACCTCGCGGGCGGCGTCAGCAGCAACTTTCGCTATATCGGCTACGGAGAAAGCCCGGTTCCGCTTTTTTACGACAAAGGCAGCGGCGCAAGGCTTACTGATGCAGATGGCAATGTCTACATCGACTATGCTTTGGCCAACGGGCCCATAATTCTCGGACATGCACCTGAAGTGGTACTGAAACGGGTCAGGGAAACGCTGGCGATGGGCCAACTGTTCGCCGGCCAGACTAGTCTCGAAATTCACCTCGCCCGCAAATTGGTGGAAATCATTCCATGCGCCGAACTTGTTCGTTTCGCATCCAGTGGAACAGAAGCGATACAGGCGGCTGTGAGGCTGGCAAGAGCGGCAACGGGAAAGTCAAAAATTGTGAAGTTCGAAGGACATTATCATGGCTGGACCGACAATGTTTTTATCAGCGTGCATCCGGCGCTCAAAGATGCAGGAGCTGAGAACATGCCAAACAGTGTTGCTCAGACTCCAGGACAATCTGCAGCTGCGCTTGAGGATGTGATCACTCTACCATGGAACAATCTGGATGTTTTCGCTGAAGTATTGCGAACTCGAGGGTCGGAAATCGCCGGGGTAGTCATGGAACCTATCAATTGCAATACCGGCGCCATTTTTCCACTTCCGGGATATTTGGAAGGAGTCAGGGAGTTAACGGAGAAATGTGGGGTCACGCTGATTTTCGATGAAGTGATCACGGGATTTCGGGTGGGTCTGTCAGGTGCGCAGGGCTTGCTCGGCATCACCCCCGACCTCGCCATATTCGCCAAGGCAATGGCGGCTGGTTTTCCGTTGGCAGCTCTTGCCGGCAAAAAAGAAATCATGGAGCTTCTGCACTCCCGTCCAGTAATGCATGGTGGTACCTACAATGCCAATGTCATGTGTGTTGCGGCGGGCATTGCCACTATCGAATATCTGGAGTCAAACGGTGGAGAAGCCTACCGCGAGATGGAAGAATTGGGCAGGCACCTGATGCACCAACTAGAGCGAGATTCCCGCGCTGCCGGTTACAAATTTTCTGTTCAAGGCATGGGTTCGGTTTTCCATCCGATTTTTGGTTCGGTAGACAGCGTCACCAACTATCGGCAGTACCAGCGCACCGATCTCAATTTAATGAAGATGTTTTATGCCAGGCTACAGTCGGCCGGAAGCAGGGTTACCGCCCGCGGCACATGGTTTCTGTCTACGGCCCACAGCTTGGACGATATTGCGGAAACGCTGGAACATGCGCGGCATGTATGGAGGAATCTGGATGAATAA
- a CDS encoding S8 family serine peptidase codes for MRNTDSYWRPIYAGVINDSVDFLNLSVGAAGTIEAYTEQQIRQNFSHTISAMAQTGSANKTVFVWAAANAANDSGCSDNGITDACNGNIPNANSPEIYAGMMARISELQGHSIAVVSADSSGNISGFSNRCGIAASWCIAAPGDGVRAVGYQAAEDPNNPGHVRDAKSQKSIIAAWCQRF; via the coding sequence TTGCGAAACACAGATAGTTACTGGCGGCCAATCTATGCAGGCGTAATCAATGACAGCGTTGATTTTCTGAATTTGAGTGTTGGTGCAGCTGGAACAATCGAAGCTTACACCGAGCAGCAGATACGTCAGAACTTCTCGCACACGATTTCCGCAATGGCACAGACAGGTTCAGCCAACAAGACAGTCTTTGTCTGGGCCGCCGCAAACGCAGCTAATGATAGCGGGTGCAGTGACAATGGAATAACCGACGCCTGTAACGGCAACATTCCGAACGCAAATTCGCCGGAGATATACGCCGGAATGATGGCGCGCATCAGTGAACTTCAAGGTCACAGCATCGCCGTGGTGTCAGCCGACAGTTCGGGAAACATCTCAGGTTTTTCGAACCGCTGTGGCATTGCTGCAAGTTGGTGTATCGCCGCTCCAGGCGATGGGGTCAGGGCAGTTGGGTATCAGGCAGCCGAAGATCCAAACAATCCCGGACATGTTCGAGATGCGAAGTCGCAAAAAAGCATCATCGCTGCCTGGTGTCAGCGGTTCTGA
- a CDS encoding aminotransferase class III-fold pyridoxal phosphate-dependent enzyme, translating to MRFFVSAKGAYLFDHRNRKYIDYHGAFASQLLGHADPDVNRAITEALTRGESLIGGGITPWEIGIADLLVETVPGLEQIQLTASGTEAIAIAIRIARSFTNRNQILFMQGGYNGWMDSVAFNLKDSREALQNHEPGKEHELRPISAGMGSNAGEYSRVVEFNDIEAVENVLKFNNIAAIVLEPVLQNIGVVKPQPGYLESIRRLCDIYGTLLIFDEIKTGFRSALGGYQSICNVSPDLSVFGNTVASGYPIGVLGGKSRYMSYVDHPDPSRQVFVAGTSNAHPMAVAAAMATIEKLRDRADEIYAHINHLGQLMEEGLNDAFSQENYPAAVVREGSAFAVYFMDHEPTSWKDIALNHNSNFDVRYKKLLVMKGIFHFPVEAVQSCISFAHTEEDIEVTLDTTRNILINQRNA from the coding sequence ATGCGGTTTTTTGTATCTGCGAAAGGTGCTTATCTATTCGACCACCGCAATCGTAAATACATTGATTATCATGGTGCTTTCGCGTCCCAACTGCTCGGACATGCTGACCCGGATGTCAATAGGGCGATCACGGAAGCATTGACGCGAGGTGAGTCGCTGATCGGAGGGGGTATCACTCCGTGGGAGATAGGGATTGCAGATTTGCTTGTCGAAACGGTTCCCGGTCTTGAACAGATTCAATTGACTGCTAGTGGTACGGAAGCCATCGCCATCGCCATTCGTATAGCACGGTCATTTACCAATCGCAATCAAATCTTATTTATGCAGGGCGGTTACAACGGCTGGATGGATAGTGTTGCCTTCAATCTAAAGGACTCAAGGGAAGCGCTTCAGAATCACGAACCGGGAAAAGAGCATGAATTGAGGCCGATTTCAGCAGGCATGGGTTCAAACGCCGGCGAATATTCCCGTGTTGTTGAATTCAATGATATTGAAGCGGTCGAAAATGTTCTCAAGTTCAATAATATCGCGGCCATTGTCTTGGAGCCGGTACTGCAAAATATCGGCGTTGTCAAGCCACAGCCGGGCTATCTGGAATCCATACGCAGGCTTTGCGACATTTATGGGACTTTGCTGATATTCGATGAGATCAAGACAGGATTTCGAAGCGCACTGGGTGGTTACCAGTCAATTTGCAACGTCAGTCCCGACCTCAGCGTGTTTGGCAATACCGTTGCAAGTGGATATCCCATTGGTGTATTGGGCGGCAAATCCAGATACATGTCGTACGTGGATCATCCCGACCCGAGTCGGCAGGTTTTTGTGGCTGGAACTTCTAACGCCCATCCAATGGCTGTCGCTGCAGCCATGGCCACCATTGAGAAACTGCGAGACCGCGCAGATGAGATCTATGCGCACATTAATCACCTCGGTCAGCTGATGGAGGAGGGCTTGAACGATGCGTTTTCGCAAGAGAATTATCCAGCTGCCGTGGTACGGGAAGGCTCCGCATTTGCAGTCTATTTTATGGACCACGAGCCGACCTCATGGAAAGATATTGCGCTTAACCATAATTCTAACTTTGATGTCCGCTACAAAAAACTGCTGGTCATGAAAGGCATTTTTCACTTTCCGGTTGAAGCCGTGCAAAGCTGTATTTCATTCGCCCATACTGAGGAAGATATCGAAGTAACCCTAGACACTACCAGGAATATCCTGATAAACCAAAGGAACGCTTGA
- a CDS encoding RlmE family RNA methyltransferase, whose protein sequence is MREAVRLGVRSRSYFKIQEMDHRFNLFSQDQTVLDLGASPGGWCQYAVSRIGSGGTVFAVDVLELKPLDQVHFIQSNITEQQSRKNLAQVLGTQKVNLVLSDMAPNLTGISSVDSRNFSDLYEAIYDVCDLILDRDGTLVFKFFRDHDSGTLRKQCESRFEACSVFKPKASRSRS, encoded by the coding sequence GTGCGTGAAGCGGTTCGTTTGGGCGTCAGGTCCCGCTCGTATTTCAAGATTCAGGAGATGGACCATAGATTCAACCTTTTCAGTCAGGATCAGACGGTGCTGGATCTCGGAGCATCGCCTGGTGGGTGGTGCCAATACGCAGTCTCGCGTATAGGATCCGGCGGCACGGTCTTTGCAGTTGATGTCCTTGAGTTGAAACCTTTAGACCAGGTGCACTTCATTCAATCCAATATAACCGAACAGCAGTCTCGGAAGAATCTGGCACAGGTGCTCGGAACTCAGAAAGTCAATCTGGTTCTTTCTGATATGGCGCCTAATCTGACAGGGATCTCAAGTGTGGACTCTAGGAACTTTTCTGATCTATACGAAGCAATCTATGATGTGTGCGATTTGATTCTCGACCGTGACGGAACGTTGGTATTCAAGTTTTTTCGAGACCACGATTCAGGCACACTGAGAAAGCAGTGCGAGTCGAGATTCGAAGCCTGTAGTGTTTTCAAGCCCAAGGCCTCCCGCTCCAGGAGCTAG
- a CDS encoding LLM class flavin-dependent oxidoreductase, with translation MRFQLAINMERMDGSVDMPTVMQHTLDMVQMADRSGFNVVWAAEHHALEMTIAPNPFQLLTWWAAHTSDIRLGSAVAVAAYWHPINLAGEAALVDLISNGRLEFGIGSGAYQREFDRMHPGLKQPDAYRYVHEMLPVVKKLWQGDYEHNGEFWSFPTSTSVPKPVQVPHPPIWVAARAPITFDYAVENGCNIISWPLTRPFSEVQLYKTRLTEAMAKSSGGHRPVFAVMRHTSIYDNARHREAAIAAIQKSMGMFQNLFLNLGDVINGFPKQIPLEELAEKEQFHPAMLEQNLMLGSPEEVIRKLKMYEDAGVDEFVYLTSMGLGHDFQKRSLDLFCNEVMPEFV, from the coding sequence GTGAGATTTCAACTGGCAATCAACATGGAACGGATGGACGGCAGCGTCGACATGCCGACGGTGATGCAGCATACCCTGGATATGGTGCAGATGGCAGACCGTAGCGGCTTCAATGTCGTTTGGGCCGCGGAGCATCATGCATTGGAAATGACGATTGCTCCAAATCCGTTTCAATTGCTGACCTGGTGGGCCGCACATACCAGCGATATTCGTCTTGGCAGTGCAGTCGCGGTCGCAGCATACTGGCATCCGATCAATCTGGCCGGCGAAGCGGCATTGGTCGATCTGATCAGTAACGGCCGTCTGGAGTTTGGAATCGGGTCTGGCGCATATCAGAGAGAATTTGATCGCATGCATCCCGGTCTGAAGCAACCCGATGCGTATCGGTATGTTCACGAAATGCTGCCGGTGGTGAAAAAATTGTGGCAGGGAGACTACGAGCACAATGGAGAATTCTGGTCGTTTCCGACGTCAACTTCAGTCCCGAAACCGGTCCAGGTCCCACATCCGCCCATCTGGGTAGCTGCGAGAGCTCCAATCACATTTGACTATGCGGTGGAAAACGGCTGCAACATTATTTCTTGGCCACTGACGCGGCCATTTTCCGAGGTGCAGCTGTACAAAACCCGGCTGACCGAAGCCATGGCCAAATCGAGTGGTGGACATCGCCCTGTTTTTGCCGTGATGCGGCATACCTCGATATACGACAACGCCCGGCACCGCGAAGCCGCGATAGCTGCCATCCAGAAAAGTATGGGCATGTTTCAAAACCTATTCCTGAATCTTGGTGATGTCATCAATGGATTTCCAAAGCAGATACCGTTGGAAGAACTCGCGGAAAAAGAACAGTTTCACCCAGCCATGCTTGAACAGAACCTGATGCTCGGAAGTCCCGAAGAAGTGATCCGAAAATTGAAAATGTATGAGGATGCCGGAGTGGACGAGTTTGTGTATTTGACGAGTATGGGACTGGGGCACGATTTTCAGAAACGATCGCTTGATCTGTTCTGCAATGAGGTGATGCCTGAGTTTGTCTGA
- a CDS encoding alpha/beta hydrolase, giving the protein MPQLPNGTAYELTGNPGNPAVVLIHGLGLNRQMWRDYVPALSRRHHVLTYDLYGYGESRRVPSDISLELYSRQLNDLLHEVQVDRCVVIGFSLGGMINRRFGIDYPHRVEALVILNSPHERNPEQQQTIERRVQNTAEEGPKGTLDESIVRWFTPKFRSARPDVINDVRSWVGSIEPTIYFHSRVVLAKGVTELIRPQPPLAFPALVITCENDSGSTPSMSHAIASEIADAQVEIIPELQHLGLMEEPEMFLRPIEEFLRKCMN; this is encoded by the coding sequence ATGCCTCAACTGCCAAACGGTACCGCGTACGAACTGACAGGAAACCCCGGTAATCCTGCGGTTGTCTTGATTCACGGACTGGGTCTGAATCGTCAGATGTGGCGGGATTACGTGCCGGCGCTATCCCGTCGCCATCATGTTTTGACCTATGATCTATACGGTTATGGTGAGAGTCGCCGCGTACCGTCTGATATCTCACTTGAACTTTATTCCAGGCAGTTGAATGATCTGCTGCACGAAGTGCAGGTTGACCGGTGTGTTGTAATCGGATTCTCTCTCGGCGGCATGATCAACAGGCGCTTCGGAATTGATTATCCGCACCGCGTCGAGGCTCTGGTTATCCTGAATTCTCCACATGAGCGCAATCCAGAACAACAGCAGACAATCGAAAGGCGCGTGCAAAATACGGCTGAAGAGGGACCGAAGGGCACATTGGACGAATCGATTGTCCGTTGGTTCACGCCGAAATTCCGGTCAGCGAGACCCGATGTGATCAATGATGTCCGCAGCTGGGTCGGCAGCATCGAACCAACCATCTATTTTCATTCCAGAGTGGTTTTGGCCAAAGGTGTGACAGAGCTGATTCGTCCGCAACCTCCACTTGCGTTCCCGGCACTGGTGATCACATGTGAGAACGATTCGGGCAGCACACCGTCGATGTCTCACGCAATCGCCTCGGAGATCGCCGACGCTCAGGTTGAAATCATACCCGAACTACAGCATCTGGGCCTGATGGAAGAACCGGAGATGTTTCTCCGGCCGATAGAGGAATTCCTCAGAAAGTGCATGAATTGA